The sequence GATGACGGCCTTGCCGCCACCGTGGTCGAGCCCGGCCAGGGCGTTCTTGTACGACATGCCGCGCGCGAGGTTCAGCGCGTCGGCGACGGCCTCGGCCTCGGTGGCGTAGGGGTAGAAGCGGGTGCCGCCGAGGGCGGGGCCCAGGGCGGTGGAGTGGAGGGCGATGACGGCCTTGAGGCCGCTGGCCCGGTCCTGGCAGAGGACGACTTGTTCGTGTCCGCCCTGGTCCGAGTGGAACAGGGTGTGCAGGACATCGACAGGCACGCCGGTCACATCGGTCACTGTGGTGACTCCCAAGTACGAAGCGGCGGAAAGACCCTCCTGAAGGTGGGGAGGGCCCACCGGTCCGACCGCGTGGGACGGCCCGGTGGGCAAGAGCGTAAGTCCTACCCCCACGTAGATCTGTTCCAGTGCCAAGGATCACCCCCCACCGGGGGACAGGCGTGACACGATCACCGCATGTCGGTGGTGTCTTCGGTGCTCGTCCCTTACGCGTCCTACCTTCGGGTGTACGAGCCGCTGGTGGCCTTCCCGGAGGACGAGCGCGCCCACTGGTCCCGTTACGCGGCCCGCGACCTGGTTCCCACGGCACAGGACGAACTGCGGCGCTCGCTGGCCGACTTGGTGGCCACCCCGCCCGCCGGTGTGCCCGCGCACGAGAGCGCCGACGCGTTCGTGGCCGAGCTGGACGGGGTGGTGTGCGTCTGCCCGTGGCGGACCCGGCTGCGCGGCTGGCTGGCCCTGGACGGGCTGGCGGACCTGTTCCCCGGGCCGGTGCTCGACGCGGTGCTGCCGCCGGTGGTGCGCGGCCAGGCGCTGGCCGACCACGAGCGGTGGGCGGAGCGCAATCCGGACGCCCGGCCGTGGATCAGGACGGCGGTGTGGCAGGTCCCGGTGCGCTGGTTCGTGTTGTTCGCGGACGAGGAGCGGGAGCATGTGGTGGCCGGGCCGGACGGGGAGCCGCCCGTGTTCCGGTACCGGACGCGGATGGTCGAGGCGCGGCGCCGGCTGGCCAGGTCGCTCAGGACGCTGCGGGAGACGATGGACGAGGGGCCGTTGACCACGGGCCTGGTGGACGTCGGGCGGTGGCTGGAGGAGTTCCACCCGCGCTCGCTCGTCGAGCTGGACTACGGCGGGCTCGTGCACGCGCTGTCGGAGCGGCAGCTCGCGGACGACCGGAGTGCCGCCGATGTGGCCGAGGGGATCGCCGCGCTGCGTGCGGGGGAGGCCGAGAGGGCGGCCGAGGCGTACGCGCGTCTCGCGGAGCGCTGGCGGGCCGTAAGGGACCGTCAGTTCGCCAACTGATCGAGGAGTCACCCGCACGGAACGGCGTGTGAACCCGTTTCGGATGTGACACGTGAGAGTGAAGGGGCCCACGGGTCTCATGAGGCGCCGGGACCTACGTCCCGAACCGGGCCTTTGGTTCAACCGTGATGGATAGCACTTACGGGGCCCTTGCGCCCTTCCCTACCCCTCGTGCCAAAATAGGACAAGGAGTCCGGTGAGGACTCCATCCGTCCATGTATGGGCGGATCGCTCGGCATTGCACGCTATGGGGGGTCTGATGACTCCTGATCGCTCTGTGACTGATCGTCACGGTGGTGTGACTGTCCGCTATGGCATGGTCCATCGGCTTTCCGTCGCTGATGAACACCTGGGAGGGCAATTCCATCGGTTTGGCCGACGTGGCTGGACGGATGGTGTAGTTGTAGTGCCGAGGACAAGCCGTTCGTCCTATAACCGACTCGGCCCGCGTCCGCCATTTCGGGCAACGTGGGTCAAGGTGCAGAATTTAGAGGAAAGAACCGAGATGGTTCGGTTCTCCCGAGGAGGCCGCTCATGACCGCTCGCACCCCTGATGCCGAGCCGCTGCTGACCCCGGCTGAGGTTGCCACGATGTTCCGCGTGGACCCGAAGACGGTTACCCGTTGGGCGAAGGCAGGCAAGCTCACGTCCATCCGCACGCTCGGTGGGCATCGCCGGTACCGCGAGGCAGAGGTCCGCGCACTGCTTGCGGGTATTCCGCAGCAGCGCAGCGAGGCCTGACATACCCCCTGTCACCCCGTCACACCTGGGCTTTTGGGTCCCCCAACCTACTTGCCCGCCCATAGCTCCATATGACGGGCGCCCGCCCCAACGGGCGCCGTACCTGTGTCTTACGGGTCATGTCATCCGATCGCGCTGGACTCCGCCGGGTCCAGCGCGATTTTTTTGTGCCCGCGCCGGCCCTGTCCGCACCCGCTCCGACCGGCCTCCGGCGGCTGTTTGCCCAGCCCGGCACGTCGGCCCGGGTCCTTGCCGGAGGTGTCGGCGGGTGGTGCGGGGGTAACCGGACGACATCCTTCCGGGGGGTGCAATTGCACATATTAAATTCGCCAGTTGTATGAAGGGTGTAAAGTCCCCCCTTCTCAAAACTGATTCAGTGACACCCGTCACACCGCGCGAGTGTTGCCAACTCCGAGCCTGCCACTGTGAGGAAGCCGACGGTGGCGCCGAAGGTCATGTCGTGGGGGGACTTACGTCCTCGGCTCGCGACGCCCGCACGGGGGCTCGTCGGTCCCTCGTGGAGGCTTCGGGCGTCCCGGGCGGCTCATCGGCCGTCCCGGCGCCACGGGAGGCCGTCACGGGCTCCATGGCGAGCCGCAGCAGCCGGGCGCAGACCGCGCAGTGCCGGGTCAGGTGGCGGTAGCCGGACGCGGCGGCCAGATGCGCGCGCAGCAGCGCGCGGACATCGTGCCGGGGCGCCCCCGTGCGCCCTCGCGCCGGCTCGCCGTACCCCTCGCCCGTGGATGCCCCCATCGCGCCACCTCCCGGTGGATGCGCGCCGCCCCGCTCCGGGAAATCCGGGGGCGGCCCCTGGTTTCTGAGTACTCGTCGGCGGACAGCGGAGTCAAGACGCGCGAAAGCCCGGATCCAGGGGATCCGGGCTTTCGTTACTGCGGTCCTGACGGGATTTGAACCCGCGGCCTCCACCTTGACAGGGTGGCGAGCACTCCTAACTGCTCCACAGGACCAGGTTTCGCGGCCTTCCTCGCGTCCGGCTGCGAAAACAGACTGTACAGGAGTTCAGAGGGTGCGGTCGAACTCACTCCTGGTGGCGGTCCCGTTACGTCCCTCCCCTACGGGGCGGCGGCGTCGATCGCCTTCACGATGCGCTTGTCCGAGACGGGGAACGCGGTGCCCAGGGCGTGCGCGAAGTAGCTCACCCGCAGCTCCTCGATCATCCACCGGATGTCCAGCACCTCCTGCGGGACGGGCCTGCCCTTCGGCAGCTGCTCCAGCAGCCAGGCGTACTCGTCCTGCATCTCGTGGACCTTCTCCATGCGCGTGGTGTCGCGCTGGACGTTGGTCGGCATCTGCTGGAGCCTGCGGTCCTCGGCGACCAGGTAGCGCATCAGGTCGGGGAGCCTGCGCAGCCCGGTCGCGGTGACGAAGCCGGGCGGCATCAGGCGCGCCAGGTGATCGCGTACGTCCGTGACGTTGTTGATCAGGACCAGGCTGTTGGTGGCCTTCAGCCGGCGCTCGCACGCCTGCCAGGCCGCCAGGATCTGCTGCACCTGGCCGATCGTGCGGACGGTCAGGTCCACCAGGTCCGCGCGCACCTTGTCGTACAGCGTCCGGAACGACGCCTCGTCCCAGGCGGGGCCGCCGTGCGCCGCGATCAGCCGGTCGGCGGCCGCCGTCGCGCAGTCGTCGAACAGGGCCTGGATCGAACCGTGCGGGTTGCGGGACAGGGCCAGCTTCTGCTGGTTCGTCAGCTTGTCCGAGGCGAACTTCGCCGGGTTCACCGGGATGTTCAGCAGGATCAGCTTCCGCGTCCCGCGCCACATCGCCTGCTGCTGCTCGGCCTCCGTGTCGAAGAGGCGTACGGCGACGGTGCCCGCCGCAGCTCCCTCCTGGTCGACGAGCGCGGGATACGCCTTGACCGGCTGGCCCGCGCGTCGGGTCTCGAAGACCTTGTTCAGCGTGCCGATCGTCCAGTCCTTCAGGCCCGACCGCTCGATGGACTCGCCGGAGGGCCCCGCGGTCGCCGCCGCGGCCTTGGAGAGGGCCTGACGGGCCTTCGGGCGCAGCTGGAGCTTCAGCGCCTCCAGGTCCTTGTCCTCGGCGACCCTGCGGCGCCGCTCGTCGGTGATCCGGAAGGTGATCTTGAGGTGGTCCGGGACCCGGCTCAGGTCGAAGTCGTCCGCGGTGACCGGGACCCCGACCATCCGCTGGAGCTCACGGGCCAGGGTCGCCGGAAGCGGCTCCTGGAGCGGTACGGCCCGGTCCAGGAACTTGTCCGCGTAGTTCGGGGCGGGCACATAGTGCCGGCGGATCGGCTTGGGCAGCGAGCGGATCAGCTCGGTGACCACCTCCTCGCGCAGGCCCGGGATCTGCCAGTCGAAGCCCTCGGACGTGACCTGGTTCAGCACCTGGAGCGGAATGTGCACGGTCACCCCGTCGGCGTCCGCGCCGGGCTCGAACTGGTAGGTCACCCGGAACTTGAGCTTCCCCTGCCGCCAGGAGTCCGGGTAGTCGTCCTTGGTGACGGCCCCGGCCTTCTCGTTGATGAGCATCGAGCGCTCGAAGTCGAGCGCGTCCGGCTCGTCGCGCCGCTTGTGCTTCCACCAGGAGTCGAAGTGCGCGCCGGAGACGATGTGTTCCGGGATGCGCTGGTCGTAGAAGTCGAACAGTGTCTCGTCGTCCACGAGGATGTCCCGGCGCCGGGCGCGGTGCTCCAGCTCCTCGACCTCACCGAGCAGTTTGCGGTTGTCGTGGAAGAACTGGTGGTGCGTACGCCAGTCGCCCTCGACCAGGGCGTTGCGGATGAAGAGGTCCCGCGAGGTCTCCTGGTCGATACGGCCGAAATTGATCTTGCGCTGGGCGACGATCGGTACGCCGTACAGCGTGACCCGCTCGTACGCCATCACCGCGGCCTGGTCCTTCTCCCAGTGCGGTTCGCTGTAGGTGCGCTTCAGCAGGTGCTGGGCGACCGGCTCGATCCACTCCGGCTCGACCCGGGCGTTGACCCGTGCCCACAGCCGGGACGTCTCCACCAGCTCCGCCGACATCACGAACCGGGGCTGCTTCTTGAACAGCGCCGAACCGGGGAAGATCGCGAACTTGGCGCTGCGGGCGCCCAGGTACTCGTACTTCTCGGTGTCCTTGAGCCCGATGTGCGACAGCAGCCCGGCGAGCAGCGAGGTGTGCACCGACTGCTCGGGTGCGTCGTCCTCATTGAGCTCGATCCCCATCTGCTTGGCGACCGTGCGCAGCTGCGCGTAGATGTCCTGCCACTCGCGGATGCGCAGGAAGTTCAGGTACTCCTGCTTGCACATCCGGCGGAAGCTGGAGGAGCCGCGCTCCTTCTGCTGTTCGCGGATGTAGCGCCACAGGTTCAGGAAGGCCAGGAAGTCGGAGGTCTCGTCCTTGAACCGGGCGTGCTGCTGGTCGGCCTGCGTCTGCTTGTCGGAGGGCCGCTCGCGCGGGTCCTGGATGGAGAGCGCGGCGGCGATGACCATGACCTCGCGTACGCAGCCGTTGCGGTCGGCCTCGACGACCATCCGGGCCAGGCGCGGGTCCACCGGCAGCTGCGAGAGCTTGCGGCCGAGCGGGGTGAGCCGCTTCTTCGGGTCCTTCTCCGCGGCGTCGAGGGCGCCCAGCTCCTGGAGCAGCTGCACGCCGTCGCGGATGTTGCGGTGGTCCGGCGGGTCGATGAAGGGGAACTTCTCGATGTCACCGAGGCCGGCGGCGGTCATCTGGAGGATGACGGAGGCCAGGTTGGTGCGCAGGATCTCCGCGTCGGTGAACTCCGGACGGGTCAGGAAGTCGTCCTCGGAGTACAGCCGGATGCAGATGCCGTCCGAGGTACGGCCGCAGCGGCCCTTGCGCTGGTTGGCGCTGGCCTGCGAGATCCGCTCGATCGGCAGCCGCTGCACCTTGGTGCGGTGGCTGTAGCGGGAGATACGGGCGGTGCCCGGGTCGATCACGTACTTGATGCCGGGGACGGTCAGCGAGGTCTCGGCGACGTTGGTCGCCAGAACGATCCTGCGCCCCGTGTGGCGCTGGAACACGCGGTGCTGCTCGGCGTGCGACAGGCGCGCGTAGAGGGGGAGCACCTCGGTATGTCTCAGGTTCCGTTTGCCGAGCGCGTCGGCGGTGTCGCGGATCTCCCGCTCGCCGGAGAGGAAGACCAGGACGTCGCCGGGGCCCTCGGACTGGAGCTCGTCGACGGCGTCGCAGATCGCGGTGATCTGGTCGCGGTCGGAGTCCTCGCCGTCCTCTTCGAGCAGCGGCCTATACCGGACCTCGACCGGATACGTACGGCCGCTGACCTCGATGATCGGCGCTTCCCCGAAGTGACGCGAGAAGCGTTCCGGGTCGATGGTCGCGGAGGTGACGACGACCTTCAGATCGGGGCGCCGGGGCAGCAGCCGGGCCAGATAGCCGAGCAGGAAGTCGATGTTCAGCGACCGCTCGTGGGCCTCGTCGATGATGATCGTGTCGTACGCCAGCAGCTCGCGGTCCGTCTGGATCTCGGCGAGCAGGATGCCGTCCGTCATCAGCTTGACGAAGGTCGCGTCCGGGTTCACCTGGTCGGTGAAGCGGACCTTCCAGCCGACCGCCTCGCCCAGCGGCGTGTTCAGCTCGTCGGCGATCCGCTCGGCCACCGTGCGCGCGGCGATCCGGCGCGGCTGGGTGTGCCCGATCATGCCCCGGACGCCCCGGCCCAGCTCCATGCAGATCTTGGGGATCTGGGTGGTCTTGCCGGACCCGGTCTCACCGGCGACGATCACGACCTGGTGGTCGCGTATCGCCTCCAGGATCTCGTCCTTCTTCTGGCTGACCGGAAGCTGTTCGGGGTACGTGACGGCGGGCGCCCGGCCCGCCCGCTGCGTGAGCCGCCCGGCCGCCTTGTCCGCCTGGGCGGCGATCTCGTCCAGCACGGCCTGCTGGGCCTCGGGCTTGCGGATGCGGCGGGCGCCCTCGAGGCGGCGGCCGAGCCGGTTCGCGTCGCGGAGCGAGACCTGCGCGAGCCGGGACTGGAGATCGGCGAAGGAAGTAGACATACGGATCCCAGGATCTCACCCGGGCCCGAGGAAGGGCGAACCCATTTCGCGCGGTCCCGGTCACGGTTGTGCGCGCGGACGGGCATGAACACCGGCACGGTGGGGAACGGCGCGGGCACAGCACGTACCATTCCGGGCAGTCGATCATCCCCCAGCCGGAAGGCCGGTCCCGTGCCCCGTTCGCAGTGGTACTGCCTGGTGGCGGCCCTCGCGGTCGTGCTCGGGCTGTTCTGCGGACCGGCGGCGACGATGGCGCAGGCCCCGGCCCATGCTGCCGCCGCCCCCGTGGTCACCGCCGCCGGGCACGGGCAGGGGATTCCGGGCTGCGGCCAGGGCGGAAAGCGCGACGGTGGTGAGCCCGCCGTCCCCGCGCCCGCCCGCGCCTCCCACGACCAGGCGCCCGGCCTCGCGGAGTGGGGCCTGCCCGCCGCGCCCGGGGACAGGCCGGCCGAGGTGTCCGTGCCGATGACCCCGCGCGGTCCCGACGAGGCGGCGCCGGGGCCGGTGGAGCTCTCCGTACTCAGGGTGTAGACCGACGGCCCGTCCCGCGCCGTCCTCGCTCTTCCGCATCGCCCTCCCGGAGTTCCGCATGCCCGCACCCACGTCCACGCCGTCCCCGAAGTCCCGCAACAAGTCCCGCACGCCCCTGGTGTACGGCGCCGGAGTCGTCGTCGCGGCCGCCCTGCTCGGCTATGTCTCGTACCGCGCCACCGCCCCCGAGCCGCCGCGCTCCGGCTCCTCCGCGGTCGCCGGCGTCACGGCGGACCCGCAGGACGGCGTCCACCCCGAGCTGGCGAAGCTCGCCCGGCGCGACACCGGCGACAAGCTGGCCCTGGGCCGCGCCGACGCACCCGTCGTTCTCATCGAGTACGCCGACTTCAAGTGCGGCTACTGCGCCAAGTTCGCCCGCGACACCGAACCCGCCCTGGTGGAGAAGTACGTCGACCAGGGCGTGCTGCGCATCGAGTGGCGCAACTTCCCGATCTTCGGCGCCGAGTCCGAGGCCGCCGCACGGGCCTCCTGGGCGGCGGGGCGCCAGGGCCGCTTCTGGGAGTTCCACCGCGCCGCGTACGCCGAGGGCGCCAAGGAGAAGGGGTTCGGCAAGGACCGCCTGAAGGAACTCGCACGGCAGGCCGGCGTGACCGATCTGGACCGTTTCGCGCGCGACGCCGACGGGCAGGCGGCCACCGCGGCCGTACGCAAGGACCAGGAGCAGGGGTACGGGATCGGTGCGACCTCCACCCCGTCCTTCCTGATCAACGGCCGCCCGATCGCCGGCGCCCAGTCCACCGAGACCTTCACCCGGGCCATCGACCAAGCGGCCGAGGAGGCCGAGGAGGCGGCCGGAGCGAAGGGTTCCGCGAAGTGACGCCCGACGTCGGCTACTTCGCCGCGTTCCTCGGCGGGCTGCTCGCCCTGCTCAGCCCGTGCAGCGCACTGCTGCTCCCCGCGTTCTTCGCGTACTCCATCGACTCCGCCTCCCGGCTGCTCGCCCGGACCGGCATCTTCTACGCGGGTCTGGCCACCACCCTGGTCCCGCTGGGCGCGGCCGGTTCGTACGCCGGGCGGCTGTTCTACCGCCACCGCGACGCCCTCGTCCTGGGGGCGGGGTGGCTGATCATCGCGCTGGGCGTGGCCCAGATCGTCGGCCTGGGCTTCGCCTCGCGCCGGATCTCCGCCCTCGGCGGCCGTATCCGCCCCACGACGGCTCTCTCCGTCTACGCGCTGGGCGCGGTGTACGGGCTGGCCGGATTCTGCGCGGGCCCGATCCTGGGCAGCGTGCTGACGGTGGCGGCGGTCAGCGGCAGCCCGGCGTACGGAGGACTGCTGCTGGCCGTCTACGCCCTGGGCATGGCGGTGCCGCTCTTCGTGCTCGCGCTGCTCTGGGAACGGTTCGACCTGGGCCGCCGGGTCTGGCTGCGCGGCCGGGTGCTGCGCCTCGGCCGGTTCGAGCTGCACACCACGACCCTGCTCTCGGGCCTCTTCTTCGTGGCACTCGGTGCGCTGTTCCTGGCGTACGACGGGACGACCGCGCTGCCCGGCCTGCTGGACGTGGACCGGTCGTTCGCCGTGGAGCAGTGGGCCCAGGGCGTCGGGCGCCAGGTGCCGGACGCGGTGCTGCTCGTCGCCGTGGTGGCGGTGGTCCTGCTGGTGCTCGCGGTACGGGCGTGGCGCGGGCGCGACGTCGGCGAGGACGAGCCCGACTCCACGGAGGGCGGGGCCGTCTGACACGGCGAAGGCCCCGTCCATCGGACGGGGCCTTCGGGTGGTGGCTGGGGCCGGGATCGAACCGGCGACCTATCGCTTTTCAGGCGATCGCTCGTACCAACTGAGCTACCCAGCCACGCAGCTCACAAGGGCTGCAGCGGTCCTGACGGGATTTGAACCCGCGGCCTCCACCTTGACAGGGTGGCGAGCACTCCTAACTGCTCCACAGGACCAAGCAATGTGCGAGACAAGTCTCGCACACGTTCAAGCGTGCCCCCAACGGGATTCGAACCCGTGCTACCGCCTTGAAAGGGCGGCGTCCTGGGCCACTAGACGATGAGGGCTAAGGGCCCACCTGCGCGCCTTCCGGCGCGTCGGGGACGTGAGAAGCATATGGGATGCCGGCGGGGATCGCCAAAACGGTTTACGGGGAGGGAGTGGGGGCCGTCGGGGACGGGCTCGTGAGGGCGGGCTTCTCCTCGGGCAGATGGCGGCTGACCTCGGCCGTCGTCAGCCCGAGGCCGCCCAGCGTTATCTCGTCCCAGGCCTGGAGCCGGCGGGTGGAGCGGTCCAGATAGAGCACCGAGGCGAGCACCTGCTCCGGCTTCTTGTTCTGGACGGCCCGCAGTCCGCCGCCGCCCGTGGAACCCTCGATCATCAGCCGGGTGCCGCCCTTGAGGACCTCGTTCTGCCGGTGG is a genomic window of Streptomyces sp. NBC_00708 containing:
- the bldC gene encoding developmental transcriptional regulator BldC, which produces MTARTPDAEPLLTPAEVATMFRVDPKTVTRWAKAGKLTSIRTLGGHRRYREAEVRALLAGIPQQRSEA
- a CDS encoding DUF6274 family protein, which codes for MGASTGEGYGEPARGRTGAPRHDVRALLRAHLAAASGYRHLTRHCAVCARLLRLAMEPVTASRGAGTADEPPGTPEASTRDRRAPVRASRAEDVSPPTT
- the hrpA gene encoding ATP-dependent RNA helicase HrpA yields the protein MSTSFADLQSRLAQVSLRDANRLGRRLEGARRIRKPEAQQAVLDEIAAQADKAAGRLTQRAGRAPAVTYPEQLPVSQKKDEILEAIRDHQVVIVAGETGSGKTTQIPKICMELGRGVRGMIGHTQPRRIAARTVAERIADELNTPLGEAVGWKVRFTDQVNPDATFVKLMTDGILLAEIQTDRELLAYDTIIIDEAHERSLNIDFLLGYLARLLPRRPDLKVVVTSATIDPERFSRHFGEAPIIEVSGRTYPVEVRYRPLLEEDGEDSDRDQITAICDAVDELQSEGPGDVLVFLSGEREIRDTADALGKRNLRHTEVLPLYARLSHAEQHRVFQRHTGRRIVLATNVAETSLTVPGIKYVIDPGTARISRYSHRTKVQRLPIERISQASANQRKGRCGRTSDGICIRLYSEDDFLTRPEFTDAEILRTNLASVILQMTAAGLGDIEKFPFIDPPDHRNIRDGVQLLQELGALDAAEKDPKKRLTPLGRKLSQLPVDPRLARMVVEADRNGCVREVMVIAAALSIQDPRERPSDKQTQADQQHARFKDETSDFLAFLNLWRYIREQQKERGSSSFRRMCKQEYLNFLRIREWQDIYAQLRTVAKQMGIELNEDDAPEQSVHTSLLAGLLSHIGLKDTEKYEYLGARSAKFAIFPGSALFKKQPRFVMSAELVETSRLWARVNARVEPEWIEPVAQHLLKRTYSEPHWEKDQAAVMAYERVTLYGVPIVAQRKINFGRIDQETSRDLFIRNALVEGDWRTHHQFFHDNRKLLGEVEELEHRARRRDILVDDETLFDFYDQRIPEHIVSGAHFDSWWKHKRRDEPDALDFERSMLINEKAGAVTKDDYPDSWRQGKLKFRVTYQFEPGADADGVTVHIPLQVLNQVTSEGFDWQIPGLREEVVTELIRSLPKPIRRHYVPAPNYADKFLDRAVPLQEPLPATLARELQRMVGVPVTADDFDLSRVPDHLKITFRITDERRRRVAEDKDLEALKLQLRPKARQALSKAAAATAGPSGESIERSGLKDWTIGTLNKVFETRRAGQPVKAYPALVDQEGAAAGTVAVRLFDTEAEQQQAMWRGTRKLILLNIPVNPAKFASDKLTNQQKLALSRNPHGSIQALFDDCATAAADRLIAAHGGPAWDEASFRTLYDKVRADLVDLTVRTIGQVQQILAAWQACERRLKATNSLVLINNVTDVRDHLARLMPPGFVTATGLRRLPDLMRYLVAEDRRLQQMPTNVQRDTTRMEKVHEMQDEYAWLLEQLPKGRPVPQEVLDIRWMIEELRVSYFAHALGTAFPVSDKRIVKAIDAAAP
- a CDS encoding DsbA family protein; amino-acid sequence: MPAPTSTPSPKSRNKSRTPLVYGAGVVVAAALLGYVSYRATAPEPPRSGSSAVAGVTADPQDGVHPELAKLARRDTGDKLALGRADAPVVLIEYADFKCGYCAKFARDTEPALVEKYVDQGVLRIEWRNFPIFGAESEAAARASWAAGRQGRFWEFHRAAYAEGAKEKGFGKDRLKELARQAGVTDLDRFARDADGQAATAAVRKDQEQGYGIGATSTPSFLINGRPIAGAQSTETFTRAIDQAAEEAEEAAGAKGSAK
- a CDS encoding cytochrome c biogenesis CcdA family protein, yielding MTPDVGYFAAFLGGLLALLSPCSALLLPAFFAYSIDSASRLLARTGIFYAGLATTLVPLGAAGSYAGRLFYRHRDALVLGAGWLIIALGVAQIVGLGFASRRISALGGRIRPTTALSVYALGAVYGLAGFCAGPILGSVLTVAAVSGSPAYGGLLLAVYALGMAVPLFVLALLWERFDLGRRVWLRGRVLRLGRFELHTTTLLSGLFFVALGALFLAYDGTTALPGLLDVDRSFAVEQWAQGVGRQVPDAVLLVAVVAVVLLVLAVRAWRGRDVGEDEPDSTEGGAV